A single window of Candidatus Kapaibacterium thiocyanatum DNA harbors:
- a CDS encoding hydrogenase, with product MREPLVLGNPTIHDVTVRIASIVETKITTKYLLTLGFTLTLAGWGLFALYYTVTKGIGVWGLNNPIGWGWDITNFVFWIGIGHAGTLISAILFLFRQKWRTAINRSAEAMTIFAVVCAMTMVLTHTGRPWLFYWLLPYPNQMQMWINFRSPLAWDVFAVNTYFTVSALFWFVGLIPDLATLRNYVKNDVAKKIYGVLSLGWTGSTRHWHTYEIAYMILAGISTPLVLSVHSVVSFDFTVGILPGWHTTIFPPYFVAGAIFSGFAMVMTLLVIAREILDLKQFITLKHLDNMNKIMLATGMMVGYAYGMELFIAWYSGNPYELWVFINRVSGDYAWAYWTMVTCNVVSPQVYWFKKLRRNIPLMFIISIFINIGMWFERFTIIATSLHHDFLPASWGYYSPTWVEISIFVGTFGIFLTLFLLFSKFVPVIAIAEVKSILPGAQPKHHHHGEGHHVGQGH from the coding sequence GTGCGCGAGCCACTCGTGCTTGGAAATCCAACCATTCACGACGTCACGGTTCGCATCGCCAGCATCGTCGAGACGAAGATCACCACCAAGTATCTCTTGACGCTGGGCTTCACGCTCACGTTGGCAGGGTGGGGATTGTTCGCGCTCTACTACACGGTAACGAAGGGTATCGGCGTTTGGGGTCTCAACAATCCCATCGGCTGGGGTTGGGACATCACCAACTTCGTGTTCTGGATCGGTATCGGCCACGCCGGTACGCTGATTTCGGCCATCCTCTTCCTCTTCCGTCAGAAGTGGCGTACGGCCATCAACAGATCGGCGGAGGCCATGACGATCTTCGCCGTGGTCTGTGCCATGACGATGGTGTTGACGCATACGGGGCGGCCGTGGCTGTTCTACTGGCTGCTGCCGTATCCCAACCAGATGCAGATGTGGATCAACTTCCGGTCACCGCTGGCGTGGGACGTGTTCGCCGTGAACACGTACTTCACGGTGTCGGCGCTGTTCTGGTTCGTCGGTCTCATTCCTGACCTCGCCACGCTGCGGAACTACGTCAAGAACGACGTCGCGAAGAAGATCTACGGCGTGCTCTCGCTGGGATGGACGGGCTCGACGCGCCACTGGCACACGTACGAAATCGCCTACATGATCCTGGCCGGTATCTCCACGCCGCTCGTACTCTCGGTGCACTCCGTCGTGAGTTTCGACTTCACGGTAGGTATCCTGCCTGGATGGCACACGACGATCTTCCCTCCGTACTTCGTTGCCGGTGCCATCTTCTCCGGCTTCGCAATGGTGATGACGCTGCTCGTGATCGCTCGCGAGATCCTCGATCTCAAGCAGTTCATCACGCTCAAGCACCTGGACAACATGAACAAGATCATGCTCGCGACGGGTATGATGGTGGGCTACGCCTACGGGATGGAATTGTTCATCGCATGGTACTCGGGTAATCCGTACGAGCTGTGGGTCTTCATCAACCGTGTGTCCGGCGACTATGCATGGGCATACTGGACGATGGTCACGTGCAACGTCGTTTCGCCCCAGGTCTACTGGTTCAAGAAGCTGCGTCGCAACATCCCCCTCATGTTCATCATCTCGATCTTCATCAACATCGGTATGTGGTTCGAGCGCTTCACGATCATCGCGACGTCGCTGCACCACGACTTCCTCCCCGCATCGTGGGGATACTATTCGCCGACGTGGGTCGAGATTTCCATCTTCGTGGGAACGTTCGGCATCTTCCTGACCCTCTTCCTGCTCTTCTCCAAATTCGTTCCGGTGATCGCCATCGCCGAAGTGAAGAGCATTCTGCCCGGTGCCCAGCCGAAGCATCACCATCATGGTGAAGGGCATCACGTGGGACAGGGACATTGA
- a CDS encoding dihydrolipoyl dehydrogenase, whose translation MNQHTFDVVVIGGGPGGYPAAIRAQQLGKTVACIERDRLGGVCLNWGCIPSKALLKNAEYMNFLKHADDYGFGIKNVEVDFPKVIQRSRGVADRMSQGVNFLFKKYKVTQIKGHGSIKNTTTVEVKDEKGNVTDVITCKNIVIATGARPRTIPGIDVDRETILTSTEAMLQQKVPGSLIVMGAGAIGVEFAYFYNAYGAKVTIIEMQDRVLPVEDEEVSKELRKTFEREGMTIVTEAKVLSAKKKGKGVEIIIEKKDGSKETLNADLALNAIGVQANIENIGVENVGINVERGWIKVDQFCRTNVPGIYAVGDIAGAPWLAHKATAEGIVVGEHIAGHHTDGVDYKNIPGCTYCQPQVASIGLTEKKAKEEGYEVKVGKFPFTASGKAHGIGKPQGFVKLVFDAKYGELLGAHMIGPDVTELIGELGLARTLEATGQTIFKTIHAHPTLSEAVMEAAAIAYNESVNF comes from the coding sequence ATGAATCAGCATACGTTCGACGTCGTCGTCATCGGTGGCGGCCCCGGTGGTTATCCTGCCGCCATTCGTGCACAACAGCTCGGCAAGACCGTCGCCTGCATCGAGCGCGACCGTCTGGGTGGCGTCTGCCTCAACTGGGGGTGCATTCCCTCGAAGGCCCTGCTCAAGAACGCCGAGTACATGAACTTCCTGAAGCATGCCGATGACTACGGCTTCGGCATCAAGAACGTGGAAGTCGACTTCCCGAAGGTGATCCAGCGCAGCCGTGGTGTCGCTGATCGCATGAGCCAGGGTGTGAACTTCCTCTTCAAGAAGTACAAGGTCACCCAGATCAAGGGTCATGGCTCGATCAAGAATACTACGACGGTCGAAGTCAAGGACGAGAAGGGGAACGTGACGGACGTGATCACGTGCAAGAACATCGTGATCGCCACGGGCGCCCGCCCGCGCACGATTCCCGGTATCGATGTCGATCGCGAGACCATCCTCACGAGCACGGAAGCCATGCTCCAGCAGAAGGTTCCGGGTTCGCTCATCGTCATGGGTGCCGGTGCCATCGGCGTGGAGTTCGCGTACTTCTACAATGCCTACGGCGCCAAGGTCACCATCATCGAAATGCAGGATCGCGTCCTTCCCGTCGAAGACGAGGAAGTGTCGAAGGAACTGCGCAAGACCTTCGAACGCGAAGGCATGACCATCGTCACGGAAGCCAAGGTCCTGAGCGCGAAGAAGAAGGGCAAGGGTGTCGAGATCATCATCGAGAAGAAGGATGGCTCGAAGGAAACGCTCAACGCCGATCTCGCACTCAACGCCATCGGCGTCCAGGCCAACATCGAGAACATCGGCGTTGAGAACGTCGGCATCAACGTCGAGCGAGGCTGGATCAAGGTCGATCAGTTCTGCCGCACGAACGTGCCCGGCATCTATGCCGTGGGCGATATCGCCGGGGCACCGTGGCTTGCACACAAGGCCACGGCCGAAGGTATCGTCGTCGGTGAACACATCGCCGGACATCACACGGACGGCGTGGACTACAAGAACATTCCCGGATGTACCTATTGCCAGCCCCAGGTGGCCAGCATCGGTCTTACGGAAAAGAAGGCCAAGGAAGAAGGCTACGAAGTCAAGGTCGGCAAGTTCCCGTTCACGGCCAGCGGCAAGGCACACGGCATCGGCAAGCCCCAGGGCTTCGTCAAGCTCGTCTTCGACGCGAAGTACGGTGAACTGCTCGGTGCTCACATGATCGGTCCGGACGTCACGGAGCTGATCGGCGAGCTCGGCCTGGCACGTACGCTGGAAGCGACGGGCCAGACGATCTTCAAGACGATCCACGCTCACCCGACGCTCAGCGAAGCCGTGATGGAAGCCGCAGCGATCGCCTACAACGAGTCCGTGAACTTCTGA
- a CDS encoding lipoyl(octanoyl) transferase, giving the protein MIAVERWGLIPFDEAWERQRELAFRVERGEAPNTLVLCQHPTVITVGRNGTDANILAAGPLLEAQGVSVVPIDRGGDVTLHNPGQLVGYPVFNLTTLKPDLHWYLRTVEDAIIDTVAAYGIIGGRVDGLTGVWVDSQRKVCAIGIHCRKWVVYHGFALNVVNDLREFQYIVPCGISDRAVTSIAAEAGRPVTMDEVEATVVDAFHRRFTMS; this is encoded by the coding sequence ATGATCGCAGTCGAACGATGGGGTCTGATCCCTTTCGACGAAGCTTGGGAACGCCAGCGAGAGCTGGCGTTTCGCGTTGAACGGGGTGAGGCGCCGAATACGCTGGTACTGTGCCAGCATCCTACGGTGATCACCGTAGGCCGCAACGGCACGGATGCCAATATCCTCGCCGCAGGGCCCCTGCTGGAAGCCCAGGGCGTCTCCGTGGTCCCCATCGACAGGGGAGGCGACGTCACCCTGCACAATCCCGGTCAACTCGTGGGATATCCCGTCTTCAACCTGACGACCCTCAAACCGGACCTGCACTGGTATCTGCGGACGGTGGAGGATGCCATCATCGACACCGTAGCTGCCTACGGTATCATCGGTGGCAGGGTGGACGGTCTGACAGGGGTATGGGTGGATAGCCAGCGCAAGGTCTGCGCCATCGGAATCCACTGCCGGAAGTGGGTCGTGTATCATGGCTTTGCCCTTAATGTTGTCAACGACTTGCGAGAGTTTCAGTATATCGTTCCGTGTGGTATTTCGGACCGTGCCGTGACGTCGATCGCCGCCGAAGCGGGTCGGCCGGTGACGATGGACGAGGTGGAGGCGACGGTCGTCGATGCGTTCCACCGCAGGTTTACGATGTCGTAG
- a CDS encoding L-glutamate gamma-semialdehyde dehydrogenase: MKEFKNEVYLDFTKPAIARKQRAAIDAVVKTYGKEYPNIINGRRVKTSDKTISVNPANTDVTVGIFQKSGKDDAEKAMQSALKAFETWKNVPVKERANILFRAASIMRKRRLEINAWMISEVGKNYLEADADTCEAIDFLEFYGREALRYGGKQPITPVAGERNELVYIPLGVGVIIPPWNFPFAILAGMSSAAIVSGNTIVLKPSSDSPMMGWLYTEIMKEAGLPDGVLNFLVASGAEAGDYLVGHPKTRFISFTGSMEVGLHVNELAARHQPGQIWIKRVVAEMGGKDAIIVDKETNVDEAVAGVVAAAFGFQGQKCSACSRAIVDQAIYDEFVAKLKVAVDQLEIGDPADDAKVGPVVSARAEKTILKYIEIGKKEGKLINGGSKVKGMNGYYIQPTVFVNVKPTARIMLEEIFGPVLAVCKSKDFDHALQIANNTVYGLTGAVYTRNEKKLARAHDEFHCGNLYLNRKCTGALVGGHPFGGFNMSGTDSKAGGRDYLLLFMQAKMVTRKVK; encoded by the coding sequence ATGAAAGAGTTCAAGAACGAGGTGTATCTCGATTTCACGAAGCCGGCCATCGCCCGCAAGCAGCGTGCGGCCATCGATGCCGTGGTGAAGACCTACGGCAAGGAATATCCGAACATCATCAACGGCAGGCGCGTCAAGACGTCGGACAAGACCATCAGCGTCAACCCGGCGAACACGGACGTCACCGTCGGCATCTTCCAGAAGTCGGGGAAGGATGACGCCGAGAAGGCCATGCAGTCCGCCCTCAAGGCCTTCGAGACATGGAAGAACGTTCCCGTCAAGGAACGTGCGAACATCCTCTTCCGTGCAGCCTCCATCATGCGCAAGCGCCGTCTCGAGATCAACGCATGGATGATCTCCGAAGTAGGGAAGAACTACCTCGAAGCGGATGCCGATACGTGCGAAGCGATCGACTTCCTCGAATTCTACGGACGTGAAGCACTGCGCTACGGCGGCAAGCAGCCCATCACGCCGGTAGCCGGTGAACGCAACGAACTCGTCTACATTCCCCTCGGCGTCGGTGTCATCATCCCGCCGTGGAACTTTCCGTTCGCCATTCTCGCCGGTATGTCGTCTGCCGCCATCGTGTCCGGCAATACCATCGTCCTGAAGCCATCGAGCGATTCGCCGATGATGGGGTGGCTCTATACGGAGATCATGAAGGAAGCCGGTCTGCCCGATGGCGTGCTGAACTTCCTCGTGGCGAGCGGTGCCGAAGCGGGCGACTACCTCGTAGGCCATCCGAAGACGCGTTTCATCTCCTTCACGGGATCGATGGAAGTAGGACTGCACGTCAACGAACTGGCTGCACGTCATCAGCCCGGACAGATCTGGATCAAACGTGTCGTCGCCGAAATGGGTGGCAAGGATGCCATCATCGTCGACAAGGAAACGAACGTCGACGAAGCCGTCGCAGGCGTCGTCGCAGCCGCCTTCGGCTTCCAGGGGCAGAAGTGCTCGGCATGCTCGCGCGCCATCGTCGACCAGGCCATCTACGACGAATTCGTGGCCAAGCTCAAGGTCGCCGTCGACCAGCTCGAGATCGGCGATCCCGCGGACGATGCGAAGGTCGGTCCTGTCGTGTCGGCACGTGCCGAGAAGACCATCCTGAAGTACATCGAGATCGGCAAGAAGGAAGGCAAGCTCATCAACGGCGGCAGCAAGGTGAAGGGGATGAACGGCTACTATATCCAGCCGACCGTCTTCGTCAACGTCAAGCCCACGGCACGCATCATGCTGGAAGAGATCTTCGGTCCGGTACTCGCCGTCTGTAAGTCCAAGGACTTCGATCACGCCCTGCAGATCGCGAACAATACGGTCTATGGTCTGACCGGTGCCGTCTACACGCGTAACGAGAAGAAGCTCGCCCGCGCTCACGACGAATTCCATTGCGGTAACCTCTACCTGAACCGGAAGTGCACAGGGGCCCTCGTCGGCGGCCATCCGTTCGGTGGCTTCAACATGAGCGGTACGGATTCCAAGGCCGGTGGCCGTGATTATCTCCTGCTCTTCATGCAGGCCAAGATGGTGACGCGCAAGGTGAAGTGA